A single Rhopalosiphum padi isolate XX-2018 chromosome 4, ASM2088224v1, whole genome shotgun sequence DNA region contains:
- the LOC132930664 gene encoding uncharacterized protein LOC132930664: protein MANYISNALVQGSLEALIMFVDDLEFEVTAIPSALMYGSIVGVCSLLGGLVGGRFGTLVGGGIGHQINNLLLPSIRNVADILRELGTDQLQNLFNLLISGIQKTISTVMGQTVNQNLYLTDLLERFGSNVEVRMNMIQTLINFLSSIHGSNYRQVALW from the exons ATGGCTAATTATATATCAAATGCACTTGTACAAGGTAGTCTAGAAGCATTAATAATGTTTGTTGATGATTTGGAATTTGAGGTAACAGCAATACCAAGTGCTTTGATGTATGGATCTATTGTTGGTGTATGTTCTCTTCTTGGAGGACTAGTTGGTGGAAGGTTTGGAACTTTAGTtg GGGGAGGCATAGGACACCAGATTAACAATTTGTTGCTACCGAGTATTAGAAATGTAGCAGACATATTACGAGAATTAGGTACAGATCAActtcaaaatttgtttaatttactgATTAGTGGAATTCAAAAAACAATTTCTACTGTAATGGGTCAAACAGTAAATCAAAACCTATACCTGACAGACCTTTTAGAAAGATTTGGAAGTAATGTTGAAGTTCGGATGAATATGATACAAACACTCATCAATTTCCTCAGTAGTATTCATGGTAGTAATTATCGCCAAGTAGCTCTatggtaa
- the LOC132930852 gene encoding uncharacterized protein LOC132930852 isoform X2 — protein MNCDEKTIKRPKGGAEKARLKRSLGIIAARNDPKQKKICFSTAKPLALNFQFNMELIETSSEALQPDNVVVEYSSTSSLSTNIDELNDNSFDTNITNICQTVIVDQSYPSDVDTRSKTPDNVVDSLNYFSKPLTKNLQSFFNFHPKQPLSGITFHPMKAYFRKETNLTIKRTWLTYSKSNNLFFCTFCLAFSAEDNRFTIGCLASSSSNLYTRISEHEKSKNHENNFEAFLLNSNMSDINSRFTSGKRY, from the exons atgaattgtgaTGAGAAAACAATAAAACGTCCGAAAGGAGGAGCAGAAAAGGCTAGACTTAAAAGGTCACTTGGTATAATAGCTGCTAGAAATGatccaaaacaaaaaaaaatttgtttttcaactGCAAAACCATTAGCTTTAAACTTTCAATTTAACATGg aaTTAATTGAGACATCTAGTGAAGCATTGCAACCTGATAACGTTGTAGTTGAGTATAGCtct acttcCAGCCTTTCTACAAACATTGATGAGCTTAATGATAATTCATTTGATACTAACATAACAAACATATGCCAAACAGTTATAGTTGATCag agTTATCCGAGTGATGTGGATACAAGAAGTAAGACACCTGATAACGTTGTAGATtcactaaattattttagtaaaccattaacaaaaaatttgcagtcattttttaattttcatcctAAACAACCATTAAGTGGCATCACGTTTCATCCTATGAAGGCTTATTTTCGAAAAGAAACAAATTTAACGATCAAACGAACGTGGCTTACTTATTCAAAgtctaacaatttatttttctgtacaTTTTGTTTAGCATTTAGTGCTGAAGATAATCGGTTTACAATAGGTTGTTTGGCTTCGTCAAGTAGTAATTTGTATACTAGAATAAGCGAAcacgaaaaatcaaaaaatcatgaaaacaattttgaagcatttttacttaATTCTAACATGTCTGACATTAACTCAAGATTTACTAGTGGAAAGAGATATTAA
- the LOC132930852 gene encoding zinc finger MYM-type protein 6-like isoform X1 produces MVMLLSKYDPILKEHTDRAIYKSQKSKNRQTVSRPGRPGGLVTFLSKTTVDYIIEIIGSLMKTTIAENIRKAPFFTIQIDSTQDINVHDQLAIIIRFVTDDINEKLLAIVDCKSEKGKNLCDIVCKALNNLNLDVKNCIGSSTDGASNMRGQYNGFSSWLNKESPEQVHVWCYAHVLNLVMIDTTQVCNESTTLFGLINSIAVFVRESYLRINKWHENSKYKFISCIGDTRWWAKDRCLTKVFGTYLNPNECLYVEIIQTLN; encoded by the coding sequence ATGGTTATGCTTTTATCTAAATATGATCCAATTCTTAAAGAACATACAGATAGAGCTATTTACAAAagtcaaaaatctaaaaatcgtcAAACTGTATCTAGACCAGGCCGACCTGGTGGTCTGGTAACTTTTCTATCAAAAACCActgtagattatattatagaaataattggaTCTTTAATGAAAACAACTATTGCTGAAAATATTAGAAAAGCGCCgttttttacaatacaaattGATTCTACCCAAGATATTAATGTGCATGACCAGCttgcaattattattaggtttgtGACTGAtgatataaatgaaaaactattAGCTATTGTTGATTGTAAAAGCGAGAAAGGTAAAAATCTATGTGATATTGTGTGTAAAGCATTGAATAATCTTAATTTAGATGTTAAAAACTGTATTGGCAGCTCTACTGATGGTGCAAGTAATATGCGGGGTCAATACAATGGTTTTTCATCATGGTTAAATAAAGAATCACCTGAGCAAGTACATGTATGGTGTTATGCACATGTGCTTAATCTTGTTATGATTGATACAACTCAAGTATGCAATGAAAGTACTACATTATTTGGTTTGATAAATTCAATAGCGGTGTTTGTCAGAGAATCATATCTTAGAATAAACAAGTGGCATGAAAATAgcaagtataaatttatttcttgtATTGGAGATACACGTTGGTGGGCCAAAGACAGATGCTTAACTAAAGTATTcggtacctatttaaatccTAATGAATGCTTGTATGTTGAAATTATAcagacattaaattaa